Proteins encoded within one genomic window of Solenopsis invicta isolate M01_SB chromosome 10, UNIL_Sinv_3.0, whole genome shotgun sequence:
- the LOC120358768 gene encoding uncharacterized protein LOC120358768, with protein sequence MRSKAKLSSRISNGLIILHTMGGFAYVISTLMTVVDIDVTNRTDELPLAMKMEHPFVIDTRRKYRLVLASSCVLDGGHLGSWFIQRSVSNSDNLHLYSTCEQPINVPLRWLRENGSTDIDKKDDAFLAVITKIIRKQKKLSTLSKILKISFHSSLWCNSNLISDMFIRIYHIVTAIGNPDATEQIVRSLIFFTVTNVEVFIYCFAGEYLSNKNNESGNTAYNSSRYDIKAKNSRNFVIYNFTIAEAIAAYSKMTVLSLECYIVVDCERDRIYRYC encoded by the exons ATGAGAAGTAAAGCAAAATTATCGAGTCGTATTTCTAATGGGTTAATTATTCTTCACACAATGGGCGGATTTGCATACGTCATTAGCACTCTCATGACAGTTGTCGACATCGACGTCACCAATCGAACGGATGAACTACCCCTCGCGATGAAAATGGAACATCCCTTCGTTATAGACACGCGACGCAAGTACAGATTGGTATTAGCCAGCAGCTGTGTTCTCGATGGTGGGCACTTGGGGAGCTGGTTTATTCAACGCTCTGTTTCTAACTCTGATAACCTGCACTTAT ACTCTACATGTGAGCAGCCAATAAACGTCCCGCTGCGTTGGTTGAGGGAAAATGGATCTACAGACATCGACAAAAAAGATGACGCATTCCTCGCTGTTATAACGAAAATCAttcgaaaacaaaaaaaattatcaaccCTTTCGAAGATATTGAAGATCTCTTTTCACTCATCGCTTTGGTGCAATTCGAATCTAATATCTGATATGTTCATTAGGATTTATCATATTGTAACC GCAATCGGCAATCCCGATGCCACTGAACAAATAGTGAGATCTCTTATATTTTTCACTGTAACGAATGTCGAAgtgtttatatattgttttgcTGGAGAATATCTGAGCAATAAG AACAACGAGAGCGGAAACACGGCGTACAATTCTTCTCGGTACGACATAAAAGCTAAAAATAGtcgtaattttgttatttataattttacgatCGCAGAGGCAATTGCAGCTTACAGCAAAATGACAGTTCTCTCCTTAGA ATGTTATATTGTTGTCGATTGTGAAAGGGATCGTATTTATCGGTACTGCTAG
- the LOC105193133 gene encoding odorant receptor 4: protein MTRKSTINRTLKLMLTLCGVWPGTSYVIICRAYWIIALATDEICHYRYLLMHFHSRDLFDLMDCFSSFLTQVKFSIKLIIFWLNERKFLEILTMMTEDWNDCNSSDVNMRETTCKAKLAARITNAMFTLHTLTIVAYSIGILFADVDVTDQSELPLLLKVELPVDINTKRMYKMLLSMQFVHLIMSGCGTGLLNALLLTLTLHVGGQMDILRCWLNELVPRENERRSESVVVTTNKIIRKHQKIISFSEYIEDLYTYIALVQFTSNTVLICSLGFLIVTAIGSPDATEHIMRSLLFYTVTNLEAFIFCYAGEYLKNKSKAIGNAAYNSAWYEMKPENSRNLIFVILRAQKQLTLTVGKIMDLSLESFTSIMKASGSYLSVLLAMQ, encoded by the exons atgACGCGTAAAAGCACAATTAATCgcactttaaaattaatgctcACTCTATGCGGCGTATGGCCAGGCACATCGTACGTTATAATCTGCAGGGCGTATTGGATTATCGCGTTAGCAACAGATGAAATTTGCCATTACCGTTATCTTTTAATGCATTTCCACTCTCGTGATCTCTTCGATTTGATGGACTGTTTCAGTAGTTTTCTAACGcaagtaaaattttcaattaaattaatcatattttggCTGAACGAACG AAAATTCCTCGAGATCTTGACGATGATGACGGAAGACTGGAACGATTGCAACAGCAGTGACGTTAACATGCGTGAAACGACGTGCAAAGCTAAATTAGCTGCACGTATCACTAACGCGATGTTCACTCTTCATACGTTAACCATCGTTGCGTATAGTATTGGCATTCTCTTCGCCGACGTCGACGTCACCGATCAGTCTGAACTACCTCTTCTCTTAAAGGTGGAGCTTCCTGTTGACATAAACACAAAACGCATGTACAAAATGTTGCTGTCCATGCAATTTGTGCATCTCATCATGTCCGGCTGTGGAACGGGTCTACTGAATGCTTTGCTCTTAACTTTG aCTTTACACGTAGGTGGTCAAATGGATATCCTGCGCTGCTGGTTAAACGAACTCGTACCGCGAGAGAATGAAAGGAGATCCGAATCTGTTGTCGTTACgacgaataaaattattcgCAAGCATCAAAAAATCATTAGCTTTTCGGAATACATTGaggatttatatacatacatcgCGTTAGTGCAATTCACATCGAACACCGTGCTGATTTGCTCCTTGGGATTCCTTATCGTAACG GCAATTGGCAGTCCCGACGCGACCGAGCACATAATGCGGTCTCTTTTGTTTTATACCGTAACGAATCTCGAAGcgtttatattttgttacgCAGGGGAATATCTGAAAAACAAA AGCAAAGCTATTGGAAATGCGGCGTACAATTCCGCCTGGTACGAAATGAAACCTGAAAACAGTCGTAATTTAATATTCGTGATATTAAGGGCGCAGAAGCAACTGACACTTACAGTTGGAAAAATAATGGATCTCTCCTTAGAATCTTTTACAAGT ATTATGAAAGCTTCAGGATCATATTTATCAGTATTGCTGGCTATGCAATAA